The DNA sequence ATCGGGAAAGAGGCGCATCATCATTTTGCGATCTTCGACCATATAGGACACGCCAGATGGTACGCGCAGATTGTCCTCTAGGACATAAAACTCACCTGCACCAGCGCGCACAATATCAATCCCAGCGATTTGGGCGTAAATATTCCGCGGTACATCGATATAGCGCATTTCCGGTCGATATTGAGCATTATTAAAAATCTGCTCCCCGGGAATAATCCCAGCTTTAATGATTGCTTCGTCGTGATAGACATCATGAATAAAGTGATTGAGTGCGGTCACGCGTTGTCGCAGACCTGCTTCAAGCGTCGACCATTCTTCTGCTGTGAATATCCGTGGGACTTGGTCAAATGGAATAGTGCGCTCAGTCCCCAAATCATCACCATAGACTGCAAAGGTGATGCCAACCCGACGAAAGATGAGGTCGGCCTCAGCCCGTTTAAGGGCCATCAGAGCATCACTTTGCTCAGTTAGCCATTGCTGAAAGATGGCGTAGTGGGGTCTAGCCGCACCATGCACATCAAACATTTCGTCATACGGGGTTTTCATAGTCTTTACGGTATTACGCTCGAATGACAAATCATCCGTAGATTGGCATGGCTTGGTGCAAATATGCACCTAAATGGTGCAAGAAACAGGATTATGAGAGTTGACCGCGCACGATTCTGGCTTTTTCTCGCTCCCAGTCGCGCTCTTTACTTGCCTCGCGCTTATCGTGTTGTTTCTTTCCGCGGGCAAGCCCAATTTCACATTTAACTCGACCCTTTGAGAAGTGCAAATTGAGCGGGACCAAGGTATAGCCTCGCTGCTCAACTTTGCCGATGAGTTTCCGAATCTCGCTCTCATTTAAGAGGAGCTTGCGGGTTCGGGTGGGGTCGGCATGAATATGAGTCGATGTCGAGGAGAGTGGACTGATGTGAGAACCAATCAAATAAATTTCAGCATTACGCACTACGACATACGCTTCCTTAATTTGCGCACGACCAGCACGAATTGCCTTAACCTCCCACCCTTCGAGGACAAGGCCCGCTTCATAGCGTTCTTCAATAAAATAATCAAAGAAGGCTTTTTTGTTATCGACGATACTCATGGTTTAGAGTTTTTATAGGTTCCACGGTTTCATTATGGCAGACGTCAATAAGACGGTTTTGATTGGTCAATCCGCTGACCGCATGTACAGCCTAGTAACGGATGTTGCGCGCTATCCAGAGTTTTTACCCTGGTGCGGCGGTGTGGATATTTATGAGCAAACCGAAACGGTTCTCGATGCCAAAATTAAGATCCACTTTAAAGGGATTGAGCAATTCTTTCATACGCGAAATGCCAACCATCGCCCTGATTCGATTGATATGCAATTTGTTGATGGTCCATTTAAAAAGTTCACTGGCCAGTGGCGCTTCATTCCCTTACGCGATGATGCATGCAAGATTGAGTTCAATTTGCACTGGGAGTTCAAAAGTGCCATCTTGGATAAGATTATTGGTCCGGTGTTCTCCTACATCGCCAGCACCTTTGTGGATTGCTTTGTAAAGCGTGCGGAGCAACTCTATGGCCACTAAAGCGCAGACCATGGAAATACTTTTATGCGATGCGCGCCAGGATCCGCCATTACTTCAAATTCATCATCTTCCGTTAAATGGTGTTACAAAGCCCACGGTGGGTTGGGCGCTTCAAAGCTTGGGCATTGCCAAAGATCAAGATGATCCAGTGATTAGCCGTAAGGGCTGCTATGGGGTATTTGGTAAGCGCAAGGATTGGAGTAGCCCGCTATATGCCGGCGACCGTTTAGAGCTCTATGCACCATTACGCATTGACCCTAAATTAGCCAGACGAAAGAAGGCCAATCGCGATAAAGATAGCCTTTTAAAGGCCAAAGCCATGCGCCGGCAAGCTGCGAAACCGAGACCTTAAAGGAGTCCTCGACCCAGAACCTTTATAATCGGATTTTGCGACTAGGGGTTTTGCATGCGACTCATACAAAAAGCACTGACCTTTGATGACGTGCTCCTTGTGCCGGCCTACTCGGCCGTCCTTCCTCGTGACACCAGTTTGGTCACCCAGTTAACTCGCGATATTACGATCAATATTCCCTTGGTATCGGCCGCGATGGATACGGTCACTGAGGGTAGGCTCGCGATTGCCATGGCAAGTGAGGGTGGTATCGGAATCATCCACAAAAATCTCAAGCCTGCCGAGCAGGCCAAAGAAGTAGCTAAAGTAAAACGTTTTGAGTCGGGAGTCCTGCGCGACCCCATCACGATTACTCCAGAAATGACCGTCCGTCAGGTGATTGCTCTATCGAGGGAGCATGGCTTTTCAGGATTCCCCGTGCTGCAAGGAAAAACCGTAGTTGGCATCATCACCAACCGCGATCTTCGGTTCGAAGAGGATTTAGATGCAAGCGTGAAGACCAAGATGACCCCACGTGATCGTCTTATCACCGTGAAGGAGGGCGCAAGCCTTGAGGAGGCCAAGCGCTTAATGAGTAAGCATCGCTTAGAGCGCGTACTCGTTGTGAACGATGCCTTCGAGTTACGCGGCTTAGTGACCGTTAAGGATATTTTGAAGGCGACCGAGCATCCCAATGCTGCTAAAGATGGTGAGGGTAAGTTGCGCGTTGGCGCTGCCGTCGGTGTGGGCCCGGATAACGATGAACGTGTTGAGCTGCTGGTGAAGGCCGGTGTTGATGTGATTGTGGTCGATACCGCACATGGCCATAGCCAAGGCGTTCTTGATCGTGTGAAATGGGTCAAGAAGCACTACCCTCAGGTTCAAGTGATTGGCGGCAATATAGCGACTGGCGAGGCTGCGAAAGCACTCGCAGACCATGGTGCTGATGGTGTAAAAGTCGGCATTGGTCCGGGCTCGATTTGCACCACCCGCATCGTGGCGGGCGTCGGGGTTCCACAAATTACGGCCGTGGTGAATGTTGCCAATGCGCTTAAGGGAAGCGGTATTCCATTAATTGCAGACGGCGGTGTGCGCTACTCAGGAGATGTTGCAAAAGCCCTTGCTGCGGGTGCCAATAGCGTCATGATGGGTGGCATGTTTGCTGGGACGGAAGAAGCCCCTGGTGAGGTCTTTTTATATCAAGGACGATCCTATAAGAGTTATCGTGGCATGGGTTCATTAGGCGCCATGGCCGATGGTGCTGCCGATCGCTACTTCCAAGAAGATATCAGCGCAGCCAATGCCGAGAAATTAGTCCCCGAGGGGATTG is a window from the Polynucleobacter sp. HIN11 genome containing:
- a CDS encoding type II toxin-antitoxin system RatA family toxin yields the protein MADVNKTVLIGQSADRMYSLVTDVARYPEFLPWCGGVDIYEQTETVLDAKIKIHFKGIEQFFHTRNANHRPDSIDMQFVDGPFKKFTGQWRFIPLRDDACKIEFNLHWEFKSAILDKIIGPVFSYIASTFVDCFVKRAEQLYGH
- the guaB gene encoding IMP dehydrogenase, coding for MRLIQKALTFDDVLLVPAYSAVLPRDTSLVTQLTRDITINIPLVSAAMDTVTEGRLAIAMASEGGIGIIHKNLKPAEQAKEVAKVKRFESGVLRDPITITPEMTVRQVIALSREHGFSGFPVLQGKTVVGIITNRDLRFEEDLDASVKTKMTPRDRLITVKEGASLEEAKRLMSKHRLERVLVVNDAFELRGLVTVKDILKATEHPNAAKDGEGKLRVGAAVGVGPDNDERVELLVKAGVDVIVVDTAHGHSQGVLDRVKWVKKHYPQVQVIGGNIATGEAAKALADHGADGVKVGIGPGSICTTRIVAGVGVPQITAVVNVANALKGSGIPLIADGGVRYSGDVAKALAAGANSVMMGGMFAGTEEAPGEVFLYQGRSYKSYRGMGSLGAMADGAADRYFQEDISAANAEKLVPEGIEGQVPYKGSVLSILHQLSGGIRSSMGYCGCKTIAELHEKASFVEITSAGVRESHVHDVKITKEAPNYHID
- the smpB gene encoding SsrA-binding protein SmpB, yielding MSIVDNKKAFFDYFIEERYEAGLVLEGWEVKAIRAGRAQIKEAYVVVRNAEIYLIGSHISPLSSTSTHIHADPTRTRKLLLNESEIRKLIGKVEQRGYTLVPLNLHFSKGRVKCEIGLARGKKQHDKREASKERDWEREKARIVRGQLS
- a CDS encoding RnfH family protein; the protein is MATKAQTMEILLCDARQDPPLLQIHHLPLNGVTKPTVGWALQSLGIAKDQDDPVISRKGCYGVFGKRKDWSSPLYAGDRLELYAPLRIDPKLARRKKANRDKDSLLKAKAMRRQAAKPRP